A section of the Rhizobium sp. SSA_523 genome encodes:
- a CDS encoding disulfide bond formation protein B, producing MSAADHTRRVLMGHASVLAIGMAATVGIALGFQHLGGYIPCALCLLQREPYYWGIPVALAALATAAFRLPPAVSRGLLAIVGIMMIIGAGMGVYHSGVEWGFWEGPATCSTSANGMTTDAGNLLNELNAIKGPSCTDAALRVLGLSFAGWNVIASVILAAIAFRAVLARRG from the coding sequence ATGAGTGCCGCCGATCATACCCGCCGCGTCCTGATGGGCCACGCTTCTGTCCTGGCCATTGGCATGGCAGCCACGGTCGGGATCGCGCTCGGCTTCCAGCATCTCGGCGGCTATATCCCCTGTGCCCTCTGCCTCCTCCAGCGCGAGCCCTATTACTGGGGAATTCCCGTGGCCCTGGCGGCCCTGGCAACGGCGGCCTTCCGCCTGCCGCCGGCGGTCAGCCGCGGCCTTCTGGCGATCGTCGGCATCATGATGATCATCGGCGCCGGCATGGGCGTCTATCATTCGGGCGTCGAATGGGGGTTCTGGGAAGGCCCGGCCACCTGCTCCACCTCGGCCAATGGCATGACCACCGATGCGGGAAACCTCCTGAACGAGCTTAACGCCATCAAGGGCCCGTCCTGCACGGATGCCGCCCTGCGCGTGCTGGGTCTGTCCTTCGCCGGCTGGAACGTGATTGCGAGCGTGATCCTTGCCGCCATTGCCTTCCGCGCCGTTCTTGCCCGGCGCGGCTAA
- a CDS encoding YihY/virulence factor BrkB family protein translates to MSDDRPQFRPFRLVFKVFYDAYCHFNDDDGWALASHVALSGLLALFPFLIFGTALAGFLGANSFSDTAVHLLFDTWPTDIAEPLAAEIRRVLEIPRGGLLTISVLAAAYFASNGVEALRISLNRAYRVAEDRAWYVTRLASLGYVIMAVVICAAISIVLVAIPIAIRFTGSHLPWLQNEIEYITNFGLLGTVIVLLLGLIVCHKWLPAGSRRLIDTLPGIALTLICWSAFAWLFASYLATFANYNATYAGLASVMIVLVFLYMVGVIFMLGAEVNAALMKYRVYSALKHARSGRASAKARPVSAAARTPAPAAGAGKGSLEPAPIAADDQRPSISRMSLGE, encoded by the coding sequence GTGTCCGACGACAGACCGCAGTTTCGGCCCTTCCGGCTGGTCTTCAAGGTTTTTTACGACGCCTATTGTCATTTCAACGATGATGATGGCTGGGCGCTTGCCAGTCACGTGGCTCTGTCGGGTCTGCTGGCCCTCTTTCCCTTCCTGATTTTCGGAACGGCGCTCGCGGGTTTCCTCGGGGCCAACAGCTTCTCCGATACGGCGGTGCATCTGCTGTTCGACACATGGCCCACCGATATCGCCGAGCCTCTGGCGGCGGAAATCCGCCGGGTGCTGGAAATCCCGCGCGGCGGGCTTCTGACGATCTCGGTGCTGGCCGCTGCCTATTTCGCCTCCAACGGGGTCGAGGCTCTGCGCATTTCGCTGAACCGGGCCTATCGGGTGGCGGAAGATCGCGCCTGGTATGTGACGCGCCTGGCGAGCCTCGGCTATGTCATCATGGCGGTGGTGATCTGCGCGGCAATCAGCATCGTGCTCGTCGCGATACCGATCGCCATCCGCTTTACCGGATCGCACCTGCCCTGGTTACAGAACGAGATCGAATATATCACCAATTTCGGCCTGCTGGGCACCGTCATCGTCCTGCTTCTCGGGCTGATCGTCTGCCATAAATGGTTGCCCGCCGGCAGCCGGCGGCTGATCGACACCTTGCCCGGCATCGCCCTGACCCTGATCTGCTGGAGCGCCTTTGCCTGGCTGTTTGCCTCCTACCTCGCCACATTCGCCAATTACAACGCGACCTATGCCGGTCTGGCCTCGGTCATGATCGTGCTCGTCTTTCTGTACATGGTGGGGGTGATCTTCATGCTGGGCGCGGAGGTCAATGCCGCCTTGATGAAATATCGCGTCTATTCCGCGCTCAAACATGCGCGCTCCGGCAGGGCGAGCGCCAAGGCGCGCCCGGTTTCCGCAGCCGCGAGGACGCCTGCCCCCGCAGCGGGCGCAGGCAAAGGGTCGTTAGAGCCCGCGCCGATTGCGGCGGATGATCAGAGGCCGAGCATCAGCCGTATGTCGCTCGGCGAGTGA
- a CDS encoding DNA-3-methyladenine glycosylase: protein MAVIRDEGDVAEGLMALMALDPRLTRVVEFAGPVPLRLAQPGFAGLAHIIVSQMVSKASASAIWARIEARGPVTAELYLAQSPVIIAGFGLSRAKAATLAGLAGAIASGELDLAALSALPQDEAVRRLVALKGIGPWTAEVYLMLCLGARDVFPAGDVALQSAIGHAFELAMRPSAAQVQEMALAWHPWRSVAARLFWAYYARVMRRDAVPLA, encoded by the coding sequence ATGGCCGTGATACGGGATGAGGGGGATGTCGCGGAAGGGCTGATGGCGCTGATGGCTCTCGATCCGCGTCTGACGCGGGTGGTGGAGTTCGCCGGACCGGTGCCGTTGCGCCTTGCTCAACCCGGTTTTGCCGGTCTTGCCCATATCATCGTGTCACAAATGGTGTCGAAGGCAAGCGCGAGCGCAATCTGGGCGAGGATCGAGGCACGCGGTCCCGTCACTGCCGAACTCTATCTGGCACAGTCCCCCGTCATCATTGCCGGTTTCGGCCTGTCTCGGGCCAAGGCGGCGACGCTTGCCGGTCTGGCCGGGGCGATCGCCTCCGGTGAGCTGGATCTGGCCGCGCTTTCAGCCCTGCCGCAAGACGAGGCCGTTCGCCGGCTCGTGGCGCTGAAGGGCATAGGACCATGGACGGCGGAAGTCTACCTGATGTTGTGCCTCGGCGCCCGCGATGTCTTTCCGGCCGGCGATGTGGCATTGCAGTCGGCGATCGGCCACGCATTTGAGCTTGCCATGCGTCCTTCTGCCGCGCAGGTGCAGGAGATGGCGCTGGCCTGGCACCCATGGCGCTCGGTCGCCGCGCGCCTTTTCTGGGCCTATTACGCCCGTGTCATGCGCCGCGACGCCGTGCCGCTGGCCTGA
- a CDS encoding twin transmembrane helix small protein, protein MSSFTTILALIVMGLVVLVLIRGLFNMLQGKDANRSNKLMQLRVMLQAIAIVLIMLTLWLTGGGR, encoded by the coding sequence ATGTCGAGCTTCACCACAATCCTGGCCCTCATCGTCATGGGCCTCGTGGTCCTCGTGCTGATCCGCGGTCTCTTCAACATGCTGCAGGGGAAGGACGCCAACAGGTCGAACAAGCTGATGCAATTGCGCGTCATGCTGCAGGCGATCGCCATCGTGCTGATCATGCTCACGCTCTGGCTGACCGGTGGGGGCCGCTGA
- a CDS encoding lipopolysaccharide biosynthesis protein: protein MTVIEQAERLLPLSLRVRLAPIARKLDSILTGTDDTARSQRMALTAFSIRIISAAIAFASQIILARLMGEFEYGIFAFVWVLVVVFGNLSCLGFHTVVIRFLPQHQTRGETDLVRGLNWSARVIAMLAASLLAASGFAFLSIFDAMVPDYWMIPVVLGLFTLPMIALGDVLDGTARAHGWAVAAMSPTYIIRPVLILAFMLLSVALDQPRAARTAMEAALAATYVTTLFQFIRISLRLRRLHGRGNLDFDIRSWTGFALPLFLVDGVGFLLTNSDVVVVGLYLPPDQVAIYYAAAKTIALVQFVYFSVKAAAAPRFSAIMASQDEGELATFAVQAAQWAFWPALAVGLFVLALGEFLLALFGPSFTEGYGLMVVLFAGILAKASVGPGEVLLNMAGRQSLCVKIYVLVLACNIALNITLIPYFGLMGAAVATALAMAIEAVLLFLAVRQTLGITLFVFAGRRSAPVGKRQGPHG from the coding sequence ATGACGGTGATCGAACAGGCGGAAAGACTGCTTCCGCTCAGCCTCCGGGTTCGGCTTGCGCCGATCGCGCGGAAGCTTGACTCGATCCTGACCGGCACAGACGATACCGCCCGCTCCCAGCGCATGGCGCTGACGGCCTTTTCCATCCGCATCATCAGTGCAGCGATCGCCTTTGCCTCGCAGATCATCCTGGCGCGGCTGATGGGCGAGTTCGAATACGGGATATTCGCCTTTGTCTGGGTGCTGGTGGTGGTCTTCGGCAATCTCTCCTGCCTCGGCTTTCACACGGTCGTCATCCGCTTTTTGCCGCAGCATCAGACGCGGGGCGAGACCGACCTCGTGCGCGGCCTGAACTGGAGCGCCCGCGTGATCGCCATGCTGGCGGCAAGCCTGCTTGCCGCCTCCGGCTTTGCCTTCCTGTCCATTTTCGACGCGATGGTCCCCGATTACTGGATGATCCCCGTCGTGCTCGGCCTCTTCACCCTGCCGATGATCGCGCTCGGCGATGTTCTGGACGGCACGGCGCGCGCCCATGGCTGGGCCGTGGCGGCCATGAGCCCGACCTATATCATCCGGCCCGTGCTGATCCTGGCCTTCATGCTGCTGTCTGTCGCCCTGGACCAGCCGCGGGCTGCGCGCACCGCCATGGAAGCTGCCCTGGCGGCCACTTACGTGACCACTCTCTTCCAGTTCATCCGCATCAGCCTTCGGCTGAGAAGGCTGCATGGCCGCGGCAATCTGGATTTCGATATCCGCTCCTGGACCGGTTTCGCGCTGCCGCTGTTTCTGGTGGATGGCGTCGGCTTCCTGTTGACCAATTCCGATGTGGTGGTCGTCGGCCTCTACCTGCCGCCGGACCAGGTCGCGATCTATTATGCGGCGGCAAAGACCATTGCGCTCGTTCAATTCGTCTATTTCTCCGTAAAGGCGGCGGCGGCGCCTCGGTTTTCGGCCATCATGGCCAGCCAGGACGAGGGCGAATTGGCCACGTTCGCCGTACAGGCGGCGCAATGGGCTTTCTGGCCTGCCCTGGCGGTAGGCCTGTTCGTGCTGGCGCTCGGGGAATTCCTGCTGGCTCTGTTCGGCCCGAGTTTTACCGAGGGCTATGGACTGATGGTCGTGCTGTTTGCCGGCATCCTCGCCAAGGCTTCGGTCGGCCCCGGGGAAGTGCTGCTCAACATGGCGGGACGCCAATCCCTCTGCGTCAAGATCTATGTCCTGGTTCTCGCCTGCAATATCGCGCTCAACATCACGCTGATTCCCTATTTCGGCCTGATGGGTGCGGCCGTGGCAACGGCGCTCGCCATGGCGATCGAAGCCGTTCTTCTCTTTCTGGCTGTCCGCCAAACACTCGGCATCACCCTCTTCGTCTTTGCCGGCCGCAGATCGGCCCCGGTCGGAAAAAGGCAGGGTCCACATGGCTGA
- a CDS encoding electron transfer flavoprotein subunit beta/FixA family protein gives MKILVPVKRVVDYNVKIRVKADGTGVELANVKMSMNPFDEISVEEALRLKEAGKAEEIVVVSIGPAKAEETIRTALAMGADRGILIETDEAVEPLAVAKLLKGVVEAENPSLVILGKQAIDDDSNQTGQMLAALLKWGQATFASKVELSADSAKVTREVDGGLQTIEVKLPAVVTTDLRLNEPRYASLPNIMKAKKKPLDKKSPADFGVDMAPRLKVLKTEEPGGRKAGIKVKTVAELVEKLKNEAGVL, from the coding sequence ATGAAGATTTTGGTCCCCGTGAAGCGGGTCGTGGATTACAACGTCAAGATCCGCGTGAAGGCGGACGGAACCGGTGTCGAGCTGGCCAACGTCAAGATGTCGATGAATCCGTTCGACGAAATTTCGGTGGAAGAGGCCCTGCGGCTGAAGGAAGCCGGCAAGGCCGAGGAGATCGTCGTGGTCTCGATCGGTCCGGCAAAGGCGGAGGAGACGATCCGCACCGCCCTCGCAATGGGCGCCGATCGCGGCATTCTGATCGAAACGGATGAGGCGGTCGAGCCGCTGGCTGTGGCAAAACTGCTGAAGGGCGTCGTCGAGGCCGAAAATCCGAGCCTCGTCATTCTCGGCAAGCAGGCGATCGACGACGATTCCAATCAGACGGGCCAGATGCTGGCCGCGCTTCTGAAATGGGGCCAGGCAACCTTTGCCTCGAAGGTGGAATTGTCCGCCGATAGCGCCAAGGTGACCCGCGAGGTCGATGGCGGCCTGCAGACCATCGAGGTCAAGCTTCCGGCTGTCGTAACGACGGATCTTCGCCTCAACGAGCCCCGCTATGCCTCGCTTCCCAATATCATGAAGGCGAAGAAGAAGCCGCTCGACAAGAAGAGCCCGGCCGATTTCGGGGTGGACATGGCGCCGCGCCTGAAGGTGCTGAAGACCGAGGAACCGGGTGGCCGCAAGGCCGGCATCAAGGTCAAGACAGTGGCCGAACTTGTCGAAAAGCTGAAGAACGAAGCGGGCGTCCTGTAA
- a CDS encoding GNAT family N-acetyltransferase, with product MAERPPLGRPFSGTASGIASGTGPAAPASPVTAIRPASPVPDASLQIAVGRPGRSLSIYPASMGYDLQDELDFLSNRVMEPNVFFSGRMLAPAMPRVEDRHVQLAIIRDEKEHYGRLRLLMPFSIEKPGFALGASIIRVWANPFGPLGTPLVDAEDAAETLDNLLDALSAQQARLPEVLVLPDLRLNGRFAQLMRAVAVARNLPVAVTSPYQRPTLDSELEGDAYLKSSISAHHLREMRRLWRRLEKEGDLSYSVARNPTDIRRRTEEFLALEAKGWKGRKRSALISDRYRAAFAREAIGNLAEIDGVRIHTLDIDGRAIASLIVFVMAGEAYTWKTAYDEDFARFSPGKLLVMRLTDWHLDDFNITRTDSCAVPDHPIMSRLWREREDMGTMVIGLTGTNDRDVRQVSAQLHLYRSTRNIARLLREKIMGLRGRAD from the coding sequence ATGGCTGAACGTCCACCCCTTGGCCGCCCGTTTTCCGGCACCGCCTCCGGCATTGCCTCCGGCACGGGCCCCGCAGCGCCGGCCAGCCCGGTGACCGCCATTCGCCCGGCAAGCCCCGTTCCGGATGCATCCCTCCAGATCGCGGTCGGACGCCCTGGCCGCTCCCTCTCCATCTATCCGGCGAGCATGGGCTATGATCTGCAGGACGAGCTGGATTTCCTGTCCAATCGTGTGATGGAGCCCAATGTCTTCTTCAGCGGTCGCATGCTGGCACCGGCCATGCCGCGCGTTGAGGATCGCCATGTCCAGCTGGCGATCATTCGCGATGAGAAGGAGCACTACGGGCGCCTGCGCCTGCTGATGCCGTTCTCGATCGAAAAGCCCGGCTTCGCCCTCGGCGCCTCGATCATCCGGGTCTGGGCCAATCCTTTCGGTCCATTGGGCACGCCGCTGGTGGATGCCGAGGATGCCGCCGAGACGCTGGACAATCTTCTCGACGCGCTTTCGGCGCAGCAAGCCCGGCTTCCCGAAGTGCTCGTGCTGCCGGACCTGCGTCTCAATGGAAGGTTCGCGCAGCTGATGCGCGCCGTTGCCGTTGCCCGGAACCTGCCCGTTGCCGTCACGAGCCCCTATCAGCGGCCGACACTAGACAGTGAGCTGGAAGGCGACGCCTATCTGAAATCCTCGATCTCAGCTCACCATTTGCGCGAGATGCGCCGGCTTTGGCGGCGGCTGGAGAAAGAAGGCGACCTCTCCTATTCCGTGGCGCGAAACCCGACGGATATCCGCCGGCGCACGGAGGAATTTCTTGCGCTGGAAGCCAAGGGGTGGAAAGGCCGCAAGCGGTCTGCCTTGATCAGCGACCGGTATCGCGCGGCCTTTGCCCGCGAAGCGATCGGCAACCTTGCCGAAATCGATGGCGTGCGCATTCATACGCTCGATATCGACGGGCGCGCGATTGCCTCCCTCATCGTCTTTGTCATGGCCGGTGAGGCCTATACATGGAAGACGGCCTACGACGAGGACTTTGCCCGCTTCTCGCCGGGCAAGCTGCTCGTGATGAGGCTGACGGACTGGCACCTCGACGATTTCAACATCACCCGCACCGATAGCTGCGCCGTGCCGGATCATCCGATCATGAGCCGGCTGTGGCGGGAGCGCGAGGACATGGGCACGATGGTGATCGGCCTGACGGGCACCAATGACCGCGACGTGCGACAGGTGAGCGCGCAATTGCACCTCTATCGCAGCACCCGCAACATCGCCCGCCTGCTGCGGGAGAAGATCATGGGCTTGCGGGGACGCGCCGACTGA
- a CDS encoding DUF4214 domain-containing protein, with amino-acid sequence MATHSFYGPTLTASTALGINLSQSGALLGGLTTTIGNTLDQLGDALETTLSPVGSTADDIIDTVADLLRGTGDESGGTLGHLINGALGSGALLGIGENSEGLLELNLAGTDVVVLPENGGIVTINADGTPGDTGDLLDLNGLLGPGGITNLTGLVGDDGLIDLNGILGSVLGLVTGAAVPTTPSDPNAPVDPAQFEKALFGTEGRDSFAITQDVSTYVDGKGEIDTVSFARSSTGLSLAVGTNATVLADDKAVYYLEDVERVKFQEATLFLDTGKGENAGTAYRLYQATFDRTPDADGVRYWVGRLDDGQDWHQTASQFLQSQEFQNTYGNTSNRQFVSTLYENVLGRSGEAEGIAFWQSYLETGKGDRASVLLSFSESNENVELVGNVIADGFIA; translated from the coding sequence ATGGCAACTCACAGCTTCTATGGTCCCACCCTGACCGCGTCCACCGCACTTGGCATCAATCTCAGCCAAAGCGGCGCGCTTCTCGGTGGCCTGACGACTACGATCGGCAATACGCTGGATCAACTGGGCGATGCTCTCGAGACGACGCTTTCGCCGGTCGGCTCCACCGCCGACGACATCATCGACACGGTCGCGGATCTGTTGCGCGGCACCGGTGACGAGAGCGGCGGGACCCTGGGCCACCTCATCAACGGCGCGTTGGGAAGCGGGGCCTTGCTCGGCATTGGCGAAAACAGCGAGGGCCTTCTCGAACTGAACCTCGCCGGAACGGATGTCGTCGTGCTGCCTGAAAATGGCGGCATCGTCACGATCAATGCGGACGGAACGCCGGGCGATACGGGCGACCTCCTCGACCTGAACGGCCTTCTTGGCCCGGGCGGCATCACCAATTTGACCGGCCTCGTCGGTGACGATGGCCTGATCGACCTGAACGGCATCCTCGGCAGCGTCCTCGGCCTCGTCACCGGTGCCGCCGTGCCGACGACGCCCAGTGATCCCAATGCACCGGTTGATCCGGCCCAGTTCGAGAAGGCCCTGTTTGGCACCGAAGGCCGCGATAGTTTTGCGATCACGCAGGACGTCTCAACCTATGTGGATGGCAAAGGCGAGATCGATACGGTCAGCTTCGCCAGGTCCAGCACCGGACTGAGCCTCGCCGTCGGCACCAATGCCACCGTGCTCGCCGATGACAAGGCCGTCTATTACCTCGAAGACGTCGAGCGGGTGAAGTTCCAGGAGGCAACGCTGTTCCTGGATACCGGCAAGGGCGAGAATGCCGGAACAGCCTATCGCCTCTACCAGGCCACCTTTGACCGGACCCCGGATGCCGACGGTGTGCGCTACTGGGTGGGACGGCTGGATGACGGGCAGGATTGGCACCAGACGGCGTCGCAATTCCTGCAATCGCAGGAATTTCAGAACACCTATGGAAACACCAGCAACCGCCAATTCGTCAGCACGCTCTACGAAAACGTCCTGGGCCGCAGCGGCGAAGCCGAGGGCATTGCCTTCTGGCAATCCTATCTGGAGACAGGCAAAGGTGATCGCGCCAGCGTGCTGCTCAGCTTCTCGGAGAGCAACGAGAATGTCGAACTGGTCGGCAATGTGATCGCCGACGGCTTCATCGCCTAA
- a CDS encoding HNH endonuclease — protein MTIAVSPQALPALVLNADYRPLSYYPLSLWSWQDAIKAVFLDRVNIIAEYDHSVSSPTFSMRLPSVVSLKTYVQPTRNPAFTRFNVFLRDRFECQYCGSREDLTFDHVIPRAHGGETTWENVVAACSPCNLRKGSKLPKQAGMHPSQAPYQPTVQDLHNNGRLFPPNYLHESWMDYLYWDTELQP, from the coding sequence GTGACGATTGCAGTCTCCCCGCAGGCCCTGCCGGCGCTCGTCTTGAACGCTGACTACCGGCCGTTGAGTTATTACCCCTTGTCGCTGTGGTCCTGGCAGGACGCGATCAAGGCGGTCTTCCTCGACCGTGTGAACATCATTGCAGAATATGATCACTCCGTGTCGTCACCGACTTTTTCGATGCGCCTGCCGAGCGTTGTGAGCCTGAAGACCTATGTCCAGCCGACGCGCAATCCCGCCTTCACGCGGTTCAACGTCTTTCTACGCGACCGGTTCGAGTGCCAATATTGCGGCTCTCGCGAGGATCTGACCTTCGACCACGTGATCCCGCGCGCCCATGGCGGCGAAACCACCTGGGAAAACGTGGTGGCGGCCTGCTCGCCCTGCAATCTCCGAAAGGGAAGCAAGCTGCCCAAGCAGGCAGGCATGCATCCCTCGCAGGCGCCCTATCAGCCGACCGTTCAGGACCTGCACAATAATGGCCGTCTGTTTCCGCCCAACTACCTGCACGAAAGCTGGATGGACTATCTCTACTGGGATACGGAATTGCAGCCCTGA
- the gluQRS gene encoding tRNA glutamyl-Q(34) synthetase GluQRS — MAQTARQKPVFRFAPSPNGFLHLGHALSALINQAMARETQGRLLLRIEDIDQTRCKPEFEAEILSDLAWIGFHAEPQLRRQSGHLADYREALDRLDALGLIYPSFLTRGEIKARVEAAEAAGESWPRDPDGAPIYPRDDLDRPPGERRRLLDSGLRHALRLDMKKAISLVGGPLTFVETGDGARGVVTADPEAWGDVILSRSDAPSSYHLSVVVDDAAQGVTHVVRGLDLFHATSVHRLLQQLLDLPEPRYHHHRLILGPDGRKLSKSAASTGLAALRAAGHSPSDIRLMLGL, encoded by the coding sequence ATGGCCCAAACCGCACGTCAAAAACCGGTCTTCCGCTTCGCGCCGAGCCCCAACGGCTTCCTGCATCTGGGACACGCGCTCTCTGCCCTGATCAATCAGGCAATGGCCAGGGAGACGCAGGGACGGCTTCTGCTGCGCATCGAAGACATCGATCAGACCCGCTGCAAGCCCGAATTCGAGGCCGAGATCTTGTCCGATCTCGCCTGGATCGGCTTCCATGCCGAGCCGCAGCTGCGGCGCCAGTCAGGCCATCTGGCCGACTATCGCGAAGCTCTCGACCGGCTGGACGCCCTGGGACTGATCTATCCGTCATTTCTCACCCGCGGCGAGATCAAGGCGCGGGTCGAGGCGGCAGAGGCGGCGGGAGAGAGCTGGCCACGCGATCCGGATGGTGCACCGATCTACCCTCGGGACGACCTTGACCGGCCACCCGGCGAGCGCCGGAGACTGCTCGACAGCGGACTCCGTCACGCGCTGCGCCTCGACATGAAGAAGGCGATCAGCCTGGTGGGCGGCCCCCTCACCTTCGTGGAGACAGGCGACGGCGCGCGGGGCGTCGTCACCGCCGATCCCGAGGCCTGGGGCGACGTGATCCTTTCCCGCTCCGATGCACCCTCGAGCTATCACTTGAGCGTTGTCGTGGATGATGCGGCGCAGGGCGTCACCCATGTGGTGCGCGGCCTCGACCTCTTCCACGCCACATCCGTGCACCGCCTTCTGCAACAACTCCTCGATCTTCCGGAGCCGCGCTATCACCACCATCGCCTCATCCTCGGGCCGGACGGGCGAAAACTGTCGAAGAGCGCGGCATCCACCGGTCTCGCCGCCTTGCGCGCCGCGGGTCACTCGCCGAGCGACATACGGCTGATGCTCGGCCTCTGA
- a CDS encoding SDR family oxidoreductase, whose amino-acid sequence MADQRTIIVTGCSSGIGAHCAAALARDGWRVFATVRKPEDVAALEAQGIETLLMDYTRPETITALVAEVRRRTGDRITALFNNGAYGQPGAVEDLTTEVLRLQFETNVFGWHELTRQVIPVMRAQGFGRIIQCSSILGLVPYRYRGAYNASKHAIEGLSVTMRMELDGSGIFVSLIEPGPIDSRFTANALAAIRDRIDLQNSAHAQEYIRQIARLDGSGPINKHKLGPDAVYRVLVHALTAPRPRPHYLVTRPAKQGALLKRLLPADLFYRLLRKTD is encoded by the coding sequence ATGGCGGATCAGCGCACCATCATCGTTACCGGCTGCTCCTCCGGCATCGGCGCCCATTGCGCCGCAGCACTTGCCAGGGATGGCTGGCGCGTCTTCGCCACGGTGCGCAAGCCCGAGGATGTGGCCGCGCTCGAGGCACAGGGGATCGAAACCCTGCTGATGGACTACACCAGGCCGGAGACGATCACTGCCCTTGTGGCGGAGGTCCGGCGCCGCACCGGCGACAGGATAACGGCACTTTTCAACAATGGGGCCTATGGCCAGCCAGGCGCCGTCGAGGACCTGACCACGGAGGTTCTGCGGCTGCAGTTCGAGACGAATGTCTTCGGCTGGCACGAGCTGACGCGGCAGGTGATCCCGGTGATGCGCGCGCAGGGTTTCGGCCGCATCATCCAGTGCTCGTCCATTCTCGGCCTCGTGCCCTACCGCTATCGCGGCGCCTACAATGCCTCCAAACATGCGATCGAAGGCTTGAGCGTGACCATGCGGATGGAACTTGACGGAAGCGGCATCTTTGTCAGCCTGATCGAGCCCGGCCCCATCGACAGCCGCTTCACAGCCAATGCTCTGGCGGCCATTCGGGACCGGATCGATCTTCAAAACTCCGCCCATGCGCAGGAATATATCCGCCAGATTGCCCGGCTGGACGGCTCGGGGCCGATCAACAAGCACAAGCTCGGACCGGACGCCGTGTACCGGGTGCTGGTCCATGCCTTGACGGCACCGCGCCCCCGGCCACATTACTTGGTGACGCGGCCGGCCAAACAGGGTGCCCTTCTCAAGCGCCTGCTTCCGGCAGATCTGTTCTACAGGCTCCTGCGTAAGACCGACTAG
- a CDS encoding cob(I)yrinic acid a,c-diamide adenosyltransferase, translating into MVKLNKIYTRTGDDGTTGLATGPRRLKHDLRVEAYGTVDETNSIIGTARLHTADMPDLDAMLSRIQNDLFDLGADLSTPDNGQPMEWEPLRIISSQVDRLEAEIDQLNARLAPLNSFILPGGSPAAAHLHVARTVSRRAERLMVELSRLDGETVGSPALNYINRLSDFLFVAARHANQDGHADILWVPGQNR; encoded by the coding sequence ATGGTGAAGCTCAACAAGATCTATACGCGTACGGGAGACGATGGCACGACCGGACTTGCCACCGGCCCGAGGCGGCTGAAGCATGATCTGCGCGTCGAAGCCTATGGCACCGTGGACGAGACCAATTCGATCATCGGCACCGCCCGCCTGCACACCGCCGATATGCCGGACCTCGACGCAATGCTGTCGCGTATCCAGAACGACCTCTTCGATCTCGGCGCCGATCTTTCGACGCCCGACAATGGCCAGCCGATGGAATGGGAACCCCTGCGCATCATTTCGTCGCAGGTGGACCGGCTGGAAGCGGAGATCGATCAGCTGAACGCCAGGCTCGCACCGCTGAATTCGTTCATCCTGCCGGGCGGATCGCCCGCCGCGGCGCATCTGCATGTCGCGCGTACCGTATCGCGCCGGGCCGAGCGCCTGATGGTGGAACTGTCGCGTCTGGACGGGGAAACGGTCGGATCGCCGGCACTCAACTATATCAACCGGCTCTCGGATTTCCTGTTTGTCGCCGCCCGTCACGCCAATCAGGACGGTCATGCGGATATTTTATGGGTGCCGGGCCAGAATCGCTGA